The Homalodisca vitripennis isolate AUS2020 chromosome 7, UT_GWSS_2.1, whole genome shotgun sequence DNA segment aagtttattttatttcaaggtaCAAAAACATAAATGGGGTTCTTTTTACTCTACAAGACATAATACATGACTGTTAACCCATATGTcataactatttaacaaaataagtgaacatttattaaataagctattaaatttacacttatattCAGAATGTTCCACGCtacattatatttaagtgctCACATATTCATAGTCTAATTATTGTGCCACTGGTTATAACAAGTTGGCATGATAGGCCATGATAggacgtaatttttaagatatccagaGACCAAGCGTCCCACATGTGAGCCAGACATCCCCATAGACCAATACAAAAGTATCAAGCCTCTAAAATAGACCAGTGATTTTTCATGGCAATAATAGTGGCATGCAAACAGCGGCGCAAATATGGGACGTCAGTCTATTTGAGGTGCCCCGAGCGGCGCATATTTGGGACGCCGGTGCACGGGAAGAAACCGTGCGGCTCATATTTGAGCCTGTTGGTCTGTGGGTATACGACTTTTCTTAACAtggtggtagcgaacgtgttaacagaattttttttaatatcattgaGATTCTggtcttttttaatatttgaggatatattgatataatttgaaTCAGTATAGTATATTAAGAATcttaaaagatacatttttaactaatttaaatgagGGAAGCCTTTcactgaatgttttatttttgttacagagACAGACAAAACACACCAAATTCGTACGAGATCTAGTGCGTGAAGTGTGCGGTCATGCTCCGTACGAGAAGAGAGCCATGGAGTTGCTCAAAGTATCCAAGGACAAGAGGGCACTCAAGTTCTTGAAGAGGAGGGTAagtagtaatacatttaaaaatttaccatttgaAGCTCAAGATTTTCTTTATCTCTTTgacagaaataaataacaaactgtcATTTCAATGTAGGAGCAGACCCAGATTAACCAGAACTATTCACTTGTATTGTCTGTAATGTTAATCCAGATAGAGGTCCTAGTTAATGTACAGGGTGTTGGTTACTATagatttataaaactttgttaattcatataaatttactTAGATAAATTGCAGAGTTGTTTCAGTGCACATTGTTTTAGCAAAAAAGCAGTTGTAAACTAAACAGGTTATTCTATTTAGAATTATGAAAGTTAAATATAccatttaaattgatttcttgCTACATATGCTACAGAATAACCGTATCAGGCTGTAACTTCCTTAGTCACAATATGGATTTTGAGTGTAAGGTCAATAAATTAGGCTTGTGAGAATGAGAGTAAATctccaaaattattattattattggtttagtCTCCAAGGTCATGTTATTGCTGTGGTAGGATGCCAGGTCATTAACTCAAATGCTgtggaaaaatatatacaattttttaagtaaatgccCTGTTTCAAGTAATATATCACTGCAATATTCTTTCAGATAATTTTTTCATGTAAAGAACTGAAATGaccatgttgtttttttataaaaattcgaATTTTGAACACTCACAAGGAGTAAAAAaacagatttgtaataaaattcaaaatagtaaaaatgtgtagaattttattaagaattatgtaacaaaagactgtattttatatttatatttcaatagatGTAAAATTGTACATATGAAAATGTGTTTATGAACTCACAAGAGTGAGCTAATTGAATATtcacatttgtaaatattatatttcatttgtaacagtggttataaaatacaaataaagttgttttgtaCACTCAAAATAGTGAACTTAggaaataatactattttactaaataatttgtaaatatttttataaatatatataatataaattgcttttcagaaaaaaaaaaaatatttataacatacactTACTTACACAAGATGATTATACAAAAACCACAACACTTTTCATCACTCGGCATAGACTTCAACTAGTCTACGCGTTTAGGAAATCGGTCAATAGAGTCaacctgtaataaaaaattaccatcCCAACTGATATAACATTTCTTCCACTACAGCAAACAAAATTCTTTctatttttgcaataaattactgctaaaataaatgtttttccaaAGACATCTCAATACTACTTTCTAAATTACCTCTTGTAAGGGTTTACAGAAACGTTATGGTAAATAAACCAGATTACCAAATAAAATGGCAGACATACTGGAAGAAAGATTATTtcttacttaaaatttaacagttcAACCAATCCGTTTTATGGCACATGGGTGAATAGGTTCCTATGGCATTGTATTACTTAAGTTGGGATCTCTTAATCCTTTTAACATATTCTGGGAACCACCTGCTTTTGGCAGCTTCTAATATCAATCAATGGCCTGTTTTGTTGTTGTAAGTACAGGATCATTGTATCTTCCAGGCAAGGTCATTGTACAGGTCTGAGCATGTACATCAGTTTGTCCAATAGTTGCTACATCACACCTGATGTAAACTCCTAAGTGATTGTCGGTTTGTTTGCAGTTGGGTACTCACATCCGAGCCAAGAGGAAGCGTGAGGAGCTCAG contains these protein-coding regions:
- the LOC124365712 gene encoding 60S ribosomal protein L36-like encodes the protein MAPRYEIAVGLHRGHRTSKIVVSKSKTDKRHKIRPARLKGRQTKHTKFVRDLVREVCGHAPYEKRAMELLKVSKDKRALKFLKRRLGTHIRAKRKREELSNILTQMRKAQAHAPK